Proteins encoded by one window of Ictidomys tridecemlineatus isolate mIctTri1 chromosome 7, mIctTri1.hap1, whole genome shotgun sequence:
- the LOC101974030 gene encoding translationally-controlled tumor protein: MIIYPDVISRDEKFSDIYKIQETVDGLCLEVEHKMVSRTEDNTDDSLLDRNASAEGPEVEGTKSTVITGVGIVMNHHLQETSFTKAAHKKYMKDYMKSIKGKLEEQRPERVKPFMAGTAEQIKHTLANFKNYQFFIGENINPDSMVALLHNHENAVTPYIIFLKDGLEMEKC, translated from the coding sequence ATGATTATCTACCCAGACGTCATCAGCCGCGATGAGAAGTTCTCTGACATTTACAAGATCCAGGAGACTGTGGACGGCCTCTGCCTGGAGGTGGAGCACAAGATGGTCAGTAGGACAGAGGATAACACTGATGACTCACTCCTTGATAGAAATGCTTCGGCTGAAGGACCGGAGGTCGAAGGTACCAAAAGCACAGTAATCACTGGTGTTGGTATTGTCATGAACCATCACTTGCAGGAAACCAGCTTCACAAAAGCAGCACACAAGAAATACATGAAAGATTACATGAAATCAATCAAAGGCAAACTTGAAGAACAGAGACCAGAGAGAGTAAAACCTTTTATGGCAGGGACTGCAGAACAAATCAAGCACACCCTTGCTAATTTCAAAAATTACCAGTTCTTTATTGGTGAAAACATAAATCCAGATAGCATGGTCGCTCTCCTACACAACCATGAGAATGCTGTGACCccatatatcatttttttaaaggatggttTAGAAATGGAGAAATGTTAA